Within the Terriglobia bacterium genome, the region ATCGACGAATACCTGCGCGGCCGCAAGCACGCCGATCCGAGCATCGAGGTCGAAGTGCTCCCGCGCCATGGCATGTTCCTGAACTACATGGATTTCGAACGGCCGCCGATCCCCATGCTACCGCTGGAACGGCGCACCGGCATGACCGAGGTGGAGATCGGATATAGCGAAAACGAGGCGATGGCGGAAGCGCGCCGCTGCCTGCGCTGTTATATCAACACCGTATTCGAAGGCAACGAGGCCGATGGCAGCGAATGCGTGCTGTGCGGAGGCTGTGTGGACGTCTGCCCCGAGCAGTGTCTGACGCTGGTGTCGCTGGACCGCATGGACCTGTCCGCGATGGCGGAGGCCGCGCGCGCCAACCCGGACCAGTTCGGTGTCGAGTTGACCGACGTCGCGCCCGGCGAACTGGGCGCCGTCAGCGGCTCCGCCATGATCAAGGACGAGACCCGCTGCATCCGCTGCGGACTTTGCGCCATGCGCTGCCCGGTGAACACCATCACCATGGAAGCATTCCACCTGATCTCCGCCGAACCCACCGGGCTCATCCCCTTGCAGTCGATGGACCTGGTGCAGATCGCCCCGGCGAAATGAGGCCGTATGTCTGACGAAGAGAACAAACACCGGCAGGAACTCGATGACGCGACCCGGCGCAACTTCCTGGTGAAGTTGGGGCTGGGATCGGTGGCGGTGGCCGGGCTGGGCACGACCGTCTTCGCCTACCAGTACCTGTCGCCCAACGTACTGTACGAGCCGTCGCCGACCGTGAATGCGGGCAAGCCGGACCAGTATCCGCTGGACTCCGTGACGCTCGATCCGCAGACCGGCATCTTCGTGGTGCACGCGGCGGAGGGTTTCTACGCGCTGAGTGCGACCTGCACGCACCTGGGCTGCCTGACGGCGTACAAGCCGGAGCTGGGCATCATCGCCTGCCCCTGCCACGGCAGCAAGTTCCACAAGGACGGCACCAAGATCGAGGGCCCGGCGCCCAAGCCGCTGCCCTGGCTGCGCATGTGGCTCAGTGAAGACGGCGAGCTGATGGTGGACCGCTCCACGCAGATCGCCTCGCGCCAGATGGTGAGGGTCTAGTATGCGGATCTTCCCCGAAACCTACGTCCGGCAAGTGGCCGAGAGCCGGGTGTGGAAGTCGGTGTTCCGCAGCGGCACCGGCTTCAGCAACCTGAAGCGCGCGCGCTTCGTGCAGCAGAACGTTTTCCTGCACCTGTTCTCGGTGAAAGCGCGGCAGCGCGTCCTGGACTTCAGCGTGACCTGGTACCTGGGGGCGCTGAGCTTCGCCACCTTCGGCATCCTAGTCATCACCGGCATCCTCCTCATGCTGTACTACCACCCGTCGGTGCCGCAGGCGTACGCGGACATGAAGGACCTGGAGTTCGTGGTGTCGTCGGGGGTGTTCCTGCGCAACCTGCACCGCTGGTCGGCGCACGCCATGGTGTTTCTGGTGTTCGCGCACATGTTCAAGGTGTTCTACCGGGGGGCGTACAAGCCTCCGCGCGAGTTCAACTGGGTGATCGGCGTGGTGCTGCTGCTGCTGACGCTGTTCCTTAGCTACACCGGCTACCTGCTGCCCTGGGACCAGCTGGCGTTCTGGGCGATCACGGTGGGCAGCAACATCGCCTCGGCGGTGCCGGTGCTGGGCGGCAAGATCCGCTTCCTGATGCTGGGCGGCAACCAGGTGAACGCCAACGCGCTGCTGCGCTTCTACGTGCTGCACTGCATGATCCTGCCGTTGGTCGCGATCTTCTTCATCGCGGTCCACTTCTGGCGGATCCGCAAGGACGGCGGCCTGTACACGGGCGTTCCCACGACCGAGGGAGAAGAGAAGCGATGAGCGACGGAAAAGATTTCATCGCGGAAGCCAATTCCAACGCGCGGCAGGCGCCCGTGCGGGTGGCGTTCGTTACGCGGCGGACGTCACCCGCGGTGAAAACCCGCGACGAAGACCTGGTGATGACCTATCCCGAAGTCTTCTTCCGTGCGGCGGTGGCCGTGATGAGCGTGGCCATCGCGCTGGTGTGGATCTCGCTGCTGTTCAACGCGCCGCTGGAGGGCCTGGCGGACCCGATGCACACCCCCAATCCGGCCAAGGCGCCGTGGTACTTCCTGGGGTTGCAGGAGCTGCTGCACTACTTCCCGCCGGTCTTCGCGGGCGTGCTCATCCCGGGAATGGTGGTGATGGCGCTCATCGTCGTTCCGTACTTCAACATCAACATCCAGGCCGAAGGGCTGTGGCTGCGCGACCGGAAGCGGCGGCTGCGGATCTTCGGTGCGGTGGTGGCGGTATTGGTCGTATTCCTCGCCGTCTTCGAGGTGTGGGTGGCGCTGGCGCCGACGGTGGTGATCGCCGCCTTGATGCTGTGGGCGGCTTACTCTGCGGCGCACCCGGAGACGAAGCGGCGCATCCCGGCCAAGCCGCTCTCGTTCTGGATCATGACCTGGTTCCTGGCGGAGGCGGCCGTGCTCACCGCGGTGGGCACGTTCTTCCGCGGGCCCGGGTGGTCGTGGGTCTGGCCCTGGAGGCAATAGGTGGCACTGGGAGACAGAATCAAGTCGGTCTGGCGCGCGCTGTTCGGCGACAGCATGCGCGCCTTCGGCAGCATGGCATTCATCCTGCTGGTTTCGCTGGCCATCGCTCCGGCGAAGGATTATTTCAGCGAGTGGCGCCACTACCAGAAGCAGTACCTGGACACCATCCGGCACCGCTCGGACGCAGTCACGCTGGAGCGCCACTTCGAGCGCGGCCTGCACCAGACCTGGATCCCCGAGATGGGCGTGGTGGACCGCTGCACCACCTGTCATAGCGGACTCAAAGAAGCCAGCCTGAAGGACGTCGCCACGCAGCCGTTCCGGCCGCATCCGCCGATCCCCCATACGCTGACGCAGTTCGGGTGCGTCACTTGCCACCGCGGGCAGGGCGCCGCGACCACGGTCGAGGAAGCGCACCACAGCACGCTGGCGTGGGAGCAGCCGATCCTGCTGGCGAAGTATCAGGAGTCAGGCTGCGGGCAATGCCATCTGAAGGCGCTCGCGGGCACGCCCACGCTGAACCAGGGCCGCACCCTGCTGGCGCGCGAAGGATGTGTACGCTGCCATTCCGTCAAGCTCGGTGACGGCACCGCGCTGACCGCGACCGACGACCCCCCCGATCTCAGACACATCGCGGACAAGTCCACGCGGGAGTGGATCTTCGCCTGGATCAAGAATCCGCAAGGGTACTCGGCAGTGGCCACGATGCCGAACTTCCAGTTCAGCGACAACGACGCGCGCGACGTCTCGGCATTCCTGATGGCGCAGAGCACGCCGCTGGCGCAAGTTTCTGCTGCGCCGCCGGCCGCGACGGACGCCGGCACAGCGGGGGCCAGCCTGTATGGCGAGTCGTTCTGCGCCAGTTGCCACTCCATGCAAAACGCGGCCGGGAACCTGGTCGGCGGAGACGTGGGGCCGGAGCTCACAAAGGTAGGAAACAAGGTGAGGCCGCAGTGGCTCGCTGCATGGCTGCGGGACCCGAATCACTACGATCCCGACACCAAAATGCCGCGCTACCGCTTCGACGAGAAGCAGGTCGCGCTGCTCACCGGCTTTCTGCAAAGCAAGACGGATAGCGACCTGCTGGCGAACGTCCACCTGAGCGATGCGACGCCGGAGCAGATCCAACACGGCAAGCAGTTGGTCACCGAGTACGGATGCGCGGCGTGCCACGCGATCAACGGCATCAAGAATGCGGAAAACTTCGCGCCCGACCTGACGCGCGTGGGCAGCCGATCGCTCTCGCAGCTGGCGTTCGCGGAGGGCGTGGCGCACACGCTGCCTGACTACATCACGGCCAAGGTGCGCAACCCGCGGGCGTTCGGGCCGGGGCTGAAGATGCCGCAATTCTCGCTTACGGCGCAGCAGGTGGATGCCCTGACCACCGCGCTGCTGGCGCAGACCGAGCGCTCGCAGA harbors:
- a CDS encoding ubiquinol-cytochrome c reductase iron-sulfur subunit encodes the protein MSDEENKHRQELDDATRRNFLVKLGLGSVAVAGLGTTVFAYQYLSPNVLYEPSPTVNAGKPDQYPLDSVTLDPQTGIFVVHAAEGFYALSATCTHLGCLTAYKPELGIIACPCHGSKFHKDGTKIEGPAPKPLPWLRMWLSEDGELMVDRSTQIASRQMVRV
- a CDS encoding c-type cytochrome, producing the protein MALGDRIKSVWRALFGDSMRAFGSMAFILLVSLAIAPAKDYFSEWRHYQKQYLDTIRHRSDAVTLERHFERGLHQTWIPEMGVVDRCTTCHSGLKEASLKDVATQPFRPHPPIPHTLTQFGCVTCHRGQGAATTVEEAHHSTLAWEQPILLAKYQESGCGQCHLKALAGTPTLNQGRTLLAREGCVRCHSVKLGDGTALTATDDPPDLRHIADKSTREWIFAWIKNPQGYSAVATMPNFQFSDNDARDVSAFLMAQSTPLAQVSAAPPAATDAGTAGASLYGESFCASCHSMQNAAGNLVGGDVGPELTKVGNKVRPQWLAAWLRDPNHYDPDTKMPRYRFDEKQVALLTGFLQSKTDSDLLANVHLSDATPEQIQHGKQLVTEYGCAACHAINGIKNAENFAPDLTRVGSRSLSQLAFAEGVAHTLPDYITAKVRNPRAFGPGLKMPQFSLTAQQVDALTTALLAQTERSQTQPPSLRIASVHESNYQPAGKAAKLIEDLRCFSCHAINGRGGDMAPDLSWEGSSVQRKWLEDFLKNPNTLRPALIRRMPKFNLTQGEIATLTDFIMTVYQSPAIDRDATMNFTPAEVEQGRQIFYSKYNCQSCHIADYQKDKGYIGPALTQVGTRLTAPWIFAWMKNPQALRPGAIEPNQHISDGDARALTAFLMSLKSSGKQVAKK
- a CDS encoding cytochrome b N-terminal domain-containing protein, producing MRIFPETYVRQVAESRVWKSVFRSGTGFSNLKRARFVQQNVFLHLFSVKARQRVLDFSVTWYLGALSFATFGILVITGILLMLYYHPSVPQAYADMKDLEFVVSSGVFLRNLHRWSAHAMVFLVFAHMFKVFYRGAYKPPREFNWVIGVVLLLLTLFLSYTGYLLPWDQLAFWAITVGSNIASAVPVLGGKIRFLMLGGNQVNANALLRFYVLHCMILPLVAIFFIAVHFWRIRKDGGLYTGVPTTEGEEKR